TTAGCCTCACCTTTGCATCTACATTTTCCTTGATTCGAGACAGTTGCTGGAGCTCTTTGTCAAGCGCCTCCAATTGTCTGTAGAGGATCAAACAAAATTAAGTACATAATCATAAacaaaacaggttaaaaaaaaaaggaatacaaatATAATAGAGTGACttacttcagtgtttcatgtcgGTCTGGGTGTTGCTGGATAACCTTAGCTAAAGCATCATACTCTGAaaggaaataatgaaaatgtgaatgtgtgacacTAACCACAAATAATACAACTCTGTATTTATATTGTTAGCATTAAATCTTAACTGATTGATACATTTGGTTTACAACAAGAATGAAAAAATCCCTGCTAAACACTCCAATTCTTTTACCTTCTCTTAAATCTCAATCTGATTTCTCATTGTTTGGCTTTTGATGCATTGTCTCTCCATCTGTGATCACTCTTTAAATCTCCTGGGTATTTTCCTTTGGCTGTTTGTACAATGTGTTGTATACGGTTTGACTTAAAAGTACTTGTATGAATTACCATTGAATAAACTTTTCGTGAGCCATAACATTAAATACATCTGATGTTGCTGTTCtgtgttaaattaaatgttctgTGTTAAAATCCATGTTTACATTTAAGGAAAACATTAAACCATActttttcagattattttcagtAGTGATTACTCACTATTTTCAAGACTTATCTGAATTAAATTAGTAAATAATTGCAAAGGCAAGTCCCAATAGTTCAATATTATTGATCATTACCTTGGCGATTCTTTCTTATTCTCTTTGCCCTCTGAATTTCTTTTTTGCATTCGGTTATCTTCTCATGAGCGGACGTGATGTTTTGTTCTGAAATGTCAAGGTTGAGATGAGGTTAGTTTACCACACTGATACATACTGGGATGGTTACTATAGTGGCCCAGTTCTTCAAGTTAAGAGTTATGTAGTGCATAATGAAAGAACATGAACCAAACTGTTGAACACAAGTATTCAAATAGGTTAATGATAAGATGTTAATGTGTGCAGACTTAAACAAAAAGGGGTGTGTGGATGCTAAAGACCAGGGTCATAAAATCCTCATTTCCCACCTATGTCAGAGTAGATCTTCTCATAATTCTCCATTTCCCGAAGGTTCATGTCGTATACCATTAAAGTCTTCCCCATGGAGAATTCACACTGGGCCAGTGTGCCCAACATCCTCTGGTACTGCGTGAACCTGAGAAGAGAGGCTGTTTGTGAATCACTTTAATAGGTGACAAAGTCCAGGACTTAGGTCTCATGTAACTACTAACGTACCCTTCCTCAGGGGTCCCAGGCGAGTTGCACCATTTAGTGAAACTCTTGAGCAGCAAGTTGATTTTGCGGTCATCACCAGCCCCGTCTCCGTCAATAAGAAGACGTTTTCGAATAACTTCATCTGAAAGTCGGGAAACAAACAACCTTTCAGATATAGCAGAATGCTAActgttagctagctaacatgGCTGCTGTTCTGTAAACAGGCTGCTTTAAGTGGTAATATTACCGTCTAGGGTGTGTAACTGGGTGTATATAGATCCAACAGTAGCTTCGGCACACATTTATACcaatttattttacaagtgAGTTGAAATGAATTAGTTGCAAAGTAGCTTACCATCTGTAACAGCTCCCATTTCTATAGGTATTATAACTTTATTGAACCGCCGGAAGTGAACAAAACACGTGACGTACCTCTAAGTACAGACGTCGGTGATTGGCTGAAGAAGCGAGCTGAGTC
The Labrus mixtus chromosome 7, fLabMix1.1, whole genome shotgun sequence DNA segment above includes these coding regions:
- the LOC132977603 gene encoding THO complex subunit 7 homolog — encoded protein: MGAVTDDEVIRKRLLIDGDGAGDDRKINLLLKSFTKWCNSPGTPEEGFTQYQRMLGTLAQCEFSMGKTLMVYDMNLREMENYEKIYSDIEQNITSAHEKITECKKEIQRAKRIRKNRQEYDALAKVIQQHPDRHETLKQLEALDKELQQLSRIKENVDAKMELRKKQFHVLLSTIQELQQTLDNDEKSDNDDNNQGSPAGNDE